The DNA window ATATATATTTAGACTGTGCACataaatgaatcaataaataTACAAGATTGTAAAGACTGTGCAAAGCTGCAGCCTTTTAAACAAGTGTTGTGAGATGAATTCAATAGTCTTTCACATGCAGACACAATTGTTCTTAGATTTCAGGACCACAGTCTGCTACAGAAAAACATAGCAAAGTAATTTTTAACACTGAACATGCTGACTGATGTATGAATATATACTTTGGCATGGTAGCTCAGCTGAATAAATTGAGATTTACTATTTGCTGTCTGgtatttgcacatgattgaaaatgggcatttcttttacattatggGACACTCAAACAAATGCACAAATGTAAAGAGCATACATGTGTAATGCCTATGAACACtgtttcttttaatacattttctattacatAAAAGTTAAACAGCAAGGAACTTGTATATTAATGTGTTCTTATTAAGATCTGGAATATTTTGACCATAGCTACGTATcatcataaatataaatcataaatatatatatatatataatatatatatatatatatatatatatatatatatatatatatatatatatatataatatatatatatatatatatatatatatatatatatatatatatatataatataattatatataaatatatataatattagggcagcacggtggctcaggggttagcactctggcctttgcagcgctaggtcctaggttcgaatcccagccaggacactatctacatggagtttgcaggttctccccgtgtctgcgtgggtttcctccgggtactccggtttcctcccacattccaaaaacatgcagttaggttcattggctcccccgaaattgacctagactacattaatgacatatgactatagtagggacattagattgtgagctcctttgagggacagttagtgacacaactaggaactctgtacagcgctgcgtaatatgatggcgctatataaatactgtataataataataataataataatattaagggtAGGACTAAATCTGGCTAGTAGGGAAAGGtttttagaaatcattttttatctaatatttttaatgacaataattcaaataataaataaatttcaattactgtatttttctttaattgctgTTTATCTGCATAATTGTTCACAAACTATTACACTGCATGTGCTCTATCCAGCATTTCTGTAACACTTCAGTAACATAATTATAACATTGCATTCTGTAGTCATGTTTCCCAGCTTTAAACTCACACTGCAAAACCAACTTGATTTTTGTCAGGTTTCAACAACATAGAATGTTAATTTAGtataaaacatcaaataaataacATGTTGATAAAAAAGGGCCACTCTAACATAAATAAGCCAAAAAAGGCCTTTGGTAAAGTACAAAGAGTGATCAACCAAATAATCTATATAGTCAGTGTTTATGAAATACCTTTGTATTTCACATTAATGCTTAGTCTATGCAAACAAACGGTATATGAGATGTACATAATTAATCTGTTCACTTAGCACAAGGTACTGATTTCGGCTTTTGTGCAGCCCCATTTGCAACAAATGCCTGCCACTCCAATAGACATTTCTCTTCTTGTCCTAGAGAATGTTGTCCAGGGGAACCATTTTGAAGATAGAGTACCGCTGTTCTGAGATTCACGCTGACTTTTTCTGTCTGTATCTCCCACTTGATGCATGTACTCACTAAAATCCTCAGATGCGGGTATGTGGTCTTTGAAATCATCATAGGCGATAAGGGGATCTTTCAATAACTGTTGCTGTTGTAATTGGAAATCAAGCTTATGAGGCTGTTCAAGGTTATTTTCTAAAAGTGCCTGCAACATCAACTGGTTTACTTCTCTGTTAGTAGAATCCTGCAAGTTATCttagggaaaaacaaaaacatgaaaatatgtcATATTAAGTAAATATCTCAATATTTACTTGTGtttattttcaaagttttatttaactttattaggGACCTATTATCTACTGAAGATATTTCAATCTTGTAAAAGCACTACATATTCAGTCATCTGAAAAGACAAATAGAAATAGTAATGTACATGGCAATCACAATTTGTTTGTACTATTCTGAGCCTGGTAAAAAAGTCTAATTTATTGCAGTAAGTGCAATAAGTTTTGCTCTATGTACTGTCTCTCTACACATATGTTCAGGTTTATTAGATAACACCAATCATTTACAGTCTGGCCATATTGCTCTTACAGtctactaaaaaatgaaaataataataaataacctatTATGTGTTGTTATAAAACAGTGATAACCCAATAGTATGTGTCTTATATAAAGATATGTTGAATCAATCTTTTTTCAATTACGGTTTTTCCAGAGGTCACCGTGGGTTTCTTCTGTGGTGAAACAAGCTCCTTCCTAGTTGCGTCTATTCAGTTTCATTACTGTTAAATCAGCAGAGCTAACAATGTGAGACCAGTGAAGATATTATCCCAGGTAAGTAGCTACTGATCTTTTTATCTGCCTAAATGGGAGTAAATCTTTGCATTGACCAATAATACAAGTGGAATTCTAAATACCAGTTTAGGAGGACCAATTCTGTCACTCACCACCCATCTAAGGGGACACCATCAAAGTAAAGGGGCATTTCCCTAGTGGTGAAAATGTACTTCTCCACTAAACTTTTCCTTCTGTTCAGTATTCTTCACTTTGTGATTGCTATTGAAGGGTAGTAAAGAACTGACATTCTGTTTTACATAcctctttattcttttattactatatttccAACTTGCTGATCATGAtcatgttataaaatgtttagtAGAAGTTACTAatacttataaaaatattttaaggattcctCCGAAATTAGACGGTTAAAAGGCTGTCTAACatgatccaaatattttttttaacattttttgcattggttaTTATTGTATGCATTATTAAAAATGGTTATGGGATTCtacctggtaaaaaacaaataatatgtcTAACCAAATATTGTTTTACTAGCTTTTACTAGTTCAAGTAGGATTCCTGAAAGTGaaatgttgcttctggccatgcagttgcttttttttttactctggaggaagaaccacatcATTAACGGCGCAAGCTTTCATGGGTATACCCACAAAAAAATTTGTCCTGAAACTGTACCTGTTAGGTTGTAGGAAACTGCAATGTAATTAATACTGCCCgtgattacttttttatttgcactatttgtgttttattacatacCTAAAGTTATGTAGTTGGTTTGTGAAGATGGGTAATAGTTTTCTAAATTGTtttgaagcaataaaaaaaaagccaaactagTAATAGTCTATAGCTAGCTGAACATTAGTTACTTAGTAGGGGTATAATATCAAAATAAGTTGGTTTAGGTGCCAAAGCCTTTGGTGTCCAAAATTGGACTATATTtagaagaaaagggaaaagataatgtaaatagaaagaagaaaagggaaaaatatagTGTGAATAGAGTACCCtatcatgaaaatgtattcataatcTTATcgttgttttaaagctttttgtattcaaagaataataacattatactgtttttatacataattactgtAAACCTATGGTGCTTTTTTAGAAGcctcttttcttttctaaaaaaaaaaactgtactttataagctatcattttcatttatacaaaTCATTCCATAGCAAAATTTTGACACTGATTGGTGCCTGGACACTGACGATCAAAGATGAAGATGTGTCCATACCAATCTCTATCTAACTAATACATATAAAACTGATTCATTGTATtgcaatttcattaaaaaaaatattattagacatTGAGTAGTGGAACCTAATACAGTAACactatgggatctatttataaaacagtgaatttgacattcactggtgAAGAAATTGatttttgccattgaaacacaatgaCCTGGAAAACTCTCCACCATTGTGTTTCAATGAATGCCAGATTCACGGATGTATAAATTGATCCCTTTAAGTAGCTCTGATAAACAAAGGTCTCACTGAGAACAGGTGTTTTCGGTCATGTAGTAGTTGTTGCtgcaatttaatattaatttcctTGCTGCATGAGTGGCGTTTCTTGTATTTAATGAGCCAGGTATAGCCAGTCCAAAATATGCTAAACCTACACGTAACATTTTACAACCCAGGGAACTGATCATGACCAAATTCTGGTCAACATACTGCCCAAAAAACCTAGGCATGCTAAGCTTACAATACATACATCAGTCCCATAGAAAATCATAATTTAGGACTATAAGTGATAAAAATGTGTTCTCTTAACATGTATCGAATTTTTTAAGTGAATTTTCACCTCACAGGCTGACCAagtttgtatatgtaatatataggaCATTTACCATGCCTCCTCATCACAAACTAAACCtaacttggaatgtatttctcATTTCCAATGTTGACCCTTATGCTGGCCATACAGATTGAACAATAAGCAGCTCAAAGATGTAGTTATTGTAAATGCTCTTTAACAAGGAAGCAGCTGGTTTAATACATAGACAAAAGAACTGGATGGTACCTATATCTTGAGGATGGCCCTTTATGAACTAAAATAGTTGTTAAGTGCATTTGAGggattattgtgtatttttattaaattttgctaTTTTACATGTCATCAGAAAACTCTAGAActaatttaaattctttttacagAACTTTATGATTTGCTTTTAGTCACTGAGAACCTATACAATGGAATCTAACACATTCTCCTCAGAGGACACTGGGCAGCAGGTGGGCAGGAGGGGCGCGCGCTGAGATGGCTAGAGCAGCGCGGATTGGTGGAAATTGGCGGGCTGCTCACCTCTCCTCAGGATAACGGACTGCTTCTGCTCTTCCTCAGGGGTTTCCACAGGCAACCGCTTCCAGCGGGACCCCCCGCACGTAAAGATGACAGCACGGATAAACTCTCGTCCGCACAGCTTCACCCCGTACTCCGTGCCGCTCACGGGGCTTCTCTGTACCCTCAGCTCACCGGGCAGAGCGGCAACAAGCATCAGCATACCAGCCACGAATAGCACGGTGCCTCTCAGGAGAGCCATTGGGGACAGCCCGTCACCTGAGGCACCGGGGGCTCTGTATGAACGGGACGAGCTGAGTCCTCTTGTCACTTCAGTTCCCGGTGTGTCAGTGATGTCCCGAATCACCCGCACCACCGCTTTATATCCCCCATCAGACACAGCCGTGACTCACCCGACTCTTTCCCCCTCCCACCTGGATCTTCTCTCGTTAGCGCCTTCCACCTCGCTGCATCCGCTGTCTTACATTCGCCATATGTGATGTAAGCGAATAGATGCAGGGATATACATCCAAACAATATCTATTAGCAGGCACAGCTCCTGACCAGGGAAGTCTccatttactaaccttccctaaaGTTCTCTGCCCATCATGTGACCTGAGAATCAGAAAAGAGTTTCTGTACTTTGATACCCTGAGGTTTGGCAACAAAAGTTTACTTTCTTATGAAAATTGTTTATATCTTTACAAAGAAAGTTCCATCCTCATGAAAAACTGCTACCCATAAAACTTACCTATGAAAAATGCTACAgataacatttttctttcctgttttcctGCCATCCTACTGCCTAactctaaagtggaactaaaggtaTAAAGAAAATTGTCAAcaggcaggttatttattgcaaaacAGAGTGTACCTGCAAGGCAAGAAGAACGCCATTTCTCTGCATCAGTATCCCGACCAGCTGCATTGGCAAACCAAGTAAATTGGTAATAATGAAGTCATCCTGCCAACAGATATCAGTTATATAAACACAGTTCCCAAATCATTCTTAACACATCTGGATATCTGCTCacgaaaaaaaacaaagtaattcaTTTTCTTTGATAGATGAAAACCTAATACCTTATAACACATACAATGCTAATAGACCCAAAATGGACCAAATGTCCAGGTGTTTGTAATGAAGAAATTAACTTcttaattttcataatttttgcAGTTGATAAACAAAACTTCATAGTTTCAGGATCCATAATTATACCCAAAAATGTAAATCTGGTACAACGTGGTTTAGTGGGATACTAAATAGATTAACAAACTTACAAAACTTGTCAAGCAAATTAGTGCATAAGGAGgaactcaaacaaaaaaaaaatcagtcaatcAAATAATATACCCCACCACCCCGATATGGTCATaatcaaaaaaattacaataccaAGACAAAGAAAAGCCCATGGTCATACAGCAATCAAAATAGTGCTTACTGAAAATTGAGGCCAAGTAAAAAAACATCAAGATAACCTGCATATAAGACAGAAGGCTGACTAGATATCAGCTATTGCCAACGAAGCACCATGACTAAAGCATTATCAACCAATTTAGAGATTATTGGCGCCAAATCTTTATCAACGTCATCCAAGGATGCTCCAAAGAAAAGGAGAGGTGATTAAGTGAAATGGACCTATTTTTATGAAAACAGGTCAAACTCAACAAGCAGTGAACAAAATGAAAGGAGTTTTATCAACCACCAATGAGTAGTTGTAACAAGCCAATGGCATGTTTTGTGAACCTGTAATACAGCGCTGTTCATTCTAAACAGGATCCTAAAAGTCTTCCGTAAGCGCTCAAGGAGACATAAACATAACCTGCTGTTAGGAGATCAAGAAGTTAGTTGTCTGCTCTCTGGTTAACAGCTCAGaacatctcctgcttccctttagctgtacgGCTTCCATCTGAGACGTACCTTTCTCACCATCCCCAGTGCATACACTGGGTttaaggggattttaggagcagattagtccctagtttcaatcctgccctgccattggctgctaagactttatagcctttctgctcacagcaAGGAGTAGCCTATTGTAGCATTAAGTTTGGATGACCTGCTGCTTTTGTGTCTATCTGTTGGATCTTCTGTTGCTGACTCCTGTAATCCTGTCTCCTGACCCTGTAATTGTattctgcctggactgacctttgcctgtgaccacaactctgctttgtctttccAATAAATACCTTGTTTTGCAAACTGAATTGCCTGTGTGTGACCCCCTGGCTTTTTCTTGGACTTGCCTCTGTTTGACTGTCCTGTACTGGATTATCTTGGGTTtatggtcctctgtcagtccttttcCGGAAGTcatttgcacacagaagtcctgaaGGCTGGAATTGTGCAAATAGTGGGGGTTTGTATAGGTGAAGAATGCAAAATTAAGAGTTCAACTGGTGGGTACTGTAACCCAACTGGCACAGCCCATGGACACTCAGGCCCCCTTATGTAAAACCAAAGATTCcttttgtcaaacaaatttcTTTGGTGTGGTGAACACCACACATTTGAAAACTTCATCAAtgcttgcaaattattttttggctgtGGTGACTCCCATCTGGCACTGAGTCTCAGAGAAGTGGCTAAGTCATCTACCTTCTCCAAGGAGATTCCCAGACATGACCTTCAACCTGCCTGATGGGGACGTATCTCTCCCCTCAGTGGACATTTTTTCAAGGCTATGGGTGTTGTGTTTGCAGACCCGACTTCAACTGCAGAAGAAAAACCTAATAGACTTCTGCAGGGTCAATCACATGCCAATTTTGCCTGGCCTTTTCCATTACCATTGCCAGACTCTTTAAATGAGACTATCCAAAAGTTACATGGAAAGGCTTTCTACACTTGCTGCATCCTCCAGAACTCATACCACTTCTGAGTATAGTTCTTCTCCCTTTCCATC is part of the Pyxicephalus adspersus chromosome 3, UCB_Pads_2.0, whole genome shotgun sequence genome and encodes:
- the LOC140326030 gene encoding relaxin-3-like — protein: MALLRGTVLFVAGMLMLVAALPGELRVQRSPVSGTEYGVKLCGREFIRAVIFTCGGSRWKRLPVETPEEEQKQSVILRRDNLQDSTNREVNQLMLQALLENNLEQPHKLDFQLQQQQLLKDPLIAYDDFKDHIPASEDFSEYMHQVGDTDRKSQRESQNSGTLSSKWFPWTTFSRTRREMSIGVAGICCKWGCTKAEISTLC